The following are encoded together in the Carassius auratus strain Wakin chromosome 34, ASM336829v1, whole genome shotgun sequence genome:
- the LOC113053438 gene encoding uncharacterized protein LOC113053438 isoform X1, with translation MGTKLPTRAISTITNNRVIFDKFYLSDYEIDQTKILKSSLGSFSEHSNRSSAIESRRTGPRRETDVRFPMDMAKFQKKVLTKLVEIHMEVRRLGRSEPPLSSTHIQQLETMEDFAREEERLKDKQAFESLVLQLARIGGKDVRDCVHRILDRLFTNRLMAKFNMKGKGKKQKLPLEMTKTYEAINAAVMKWDKDATEATIKHHAAEHLKHAPGRKGGGGHTGVETN, from the exons atgggCACAAAACTTCCTACAAGAGCTATATCCACTATTACGAACAACAGAGTAATATTTGACAAATTTTATCTTTCAGATTATGAAATTGATCAAACAAAAATCTTAAAATCCTCTTTGGGGTCTTTCTCAGAGCACAGTAACAGGTCCTCTGCCATTGAATCAAGACGTACAGGGCCTCGTAGGGAAACGGACGTAAGATTTCCAATGGATATGGCAA AGTTTCAGAAAAAAGTTTTGACTAAATTGGTGGAAATCCACATGGAGGTCAGAAGGCTGGGAAGAAGCGAGCCTCCCCTTTCATCCACCCATATACAGCAGCTGGAGACAATGGAGGACTTTGCGAGAGAGGAGGAACGCCTCAAGGACAAGCAAGCCTTTGAGTCCCTG GTGTTGCAACTTGCAAGAATTGGAGGGAAAGATGTAAGGGATTGTGTCCATAGAATTCTTGACAG GCTCTTTACCAACCGGTTGATGGCCAAATTCAATATGAAGGGGAAGGGAAAGAAGCAGAAACTGCCTCTGGAGATGACTAAAACCTATGAAGCAATCAATG CTGCAGTGATGAAATGGGACAAAGATGCTACAGAGGCTACAATAAAACATCATGCAGCAGAGCATCTTAAACATGCACCAGGGAGGAAGGGAGGTGGAGGACATACAGGGGTGGAAACTAATTAA
- the LOC113053438 gene encoding uncharacterized protein LOC113053438 isoform X2: MDMAKFQKKVLTKLVEIHMEVRRLGRSEPPLSSTHIQQLETMEDFAREEERLKDKQAFESLVLQLARIGGKDVRDCVHRILDRLFTNRLMAKFNMKGKGKKQKLPLEMTKTYEAINAAVMKWDKDATEATIKHHAAEHLKHAPGRKGGGGHTGVETN, from the exons ATGGATATGGCAA AGTTTCAGAAAAAAGTTTTGACTAAATTGGTGGAAATCCACATGGAGGTCAGAAGGCTGGGAAGAAGCGAGCCTCCCCTTTCATCCACCCATATACAGCAGCTGGAGACAATGGAGGACTTTGCGAGAGAGGAGGAACGCCTCAAGGACAAGCAAGCCTTTGAGTCCCTG GTGTTGCAACTTGCAAGAATTGGAGGGAAAGATGTAAGGGATTGTGTCCATAGAATTCTTGACAG GCTCTTTACCAACCGGTTGATGGCCAAATTCAATATGAAGGGGAAGGGAAAGAAGCAGAAACTGCCTCTGGAGATGACTAAAACCTATGAAGCAATCAATG CTGCAGTGATGAAATGGGACAAAGATGCTACAGAGGCTACAATAAAACATCATGCAGCAGAGCATCTTAAACATGCACCAGGGAGGAAGGGAGGTGGAGGACATACAGGGGTGGAAACTAATTAA